Proteins found in one Hypericibacter terrae genomic segment:
- a CDS encoding GMC family oxidoreductase yields MAIAGSDRRSENADVLIIGAGASGSVAAKHLSDNGFKVVCLDQGPWVDNKEFAGARPEWELMAQKRWHPNPNVRDLENDYPVDVTESDVNPLMYNAVGGSTILWAAHWQRFMPSDFRVKTLDGVADDWPFTYEELEPFYEQAEEEMGVSGLAGDPAFPPTKPLPTPPLPIGKIGMKAAEGMNKLGWHWWPGPNAMPSKPYRGRNACVRRGTCLTGCPEGAKASMDLVYWPSAIKNGAKMITGARVKEILVNDKGLATGAVYIDRAGRERTQKAGIVIVCANGIGTPRLLLLSTSKRFPNGLANSTGLVGKRLMMHPYAAVAGVFDEPLESWLGPAGQTIQSMQFYETDKSRGFVRGAKWQVMPSGGPLGLRAAYGGRALEEAWGVNLHRNTKRVFGHAFEWGIIAEDLPEESNRVVLDPTLTDSDGIPAPKLIYKNSENTRKLIDFHLARAQEAMKAAGAVSMTTTPLMRDCGWHLMGTARMGEDPGTSVVDPYGKAHDVPNLFVYDGSNFVTSSGFNPTGTICAIALRCVKHLIANRRDQEIAA; encoded by the coding sequence ATGGCAATTGCGGGTAGTGACCGGCGCAGCGAAAACGCCGACGTCCTGATCATTGGTGCAGGGGCCTCCGGATCGGTCGCGGCCAAGCATCTTTCGGACAATGGCTTCAAGGTCGTCTGCCTCGACCAGGGGCCTTGGGTCGACAACAAGGAGTTCGCCGGCGCGCGTCCGGAATGGGAACTGATGGCGCAGAAGCGCTGGCATCCCAATCCCAATGTCCGCGATCTCGAGAACGACTATCCGGTCGATGTCACGGAATCTGACGTCAATCCGCTGATGTACAACGCGGTCGGCGGCAGCACGATCCTCTGGGCCGCGCACTGGCAGCGCTTCATGCCGTCGGATTTCCGGGTGAAGACGCTCGACGGCGTCGCCGACGATTGGCCCTTCACCTATGAGGAGCTCGAGCCCTTCTACGAGCAGGCCGAGGAGGAGATGGGCGTCTCCGGTCTCGCCGGCGATCCGGCCTTCCCGCCGACGAAGCCGCTGCCGACGCCGCCGCTGCCGATCGGGAAGATCGGCATGAAGGCGGCCGAGGGCATGAACAAGCTGGGCTGGCATTGGTGGCCGGGCCCCAACGCGATGCCATCGAAGCCCTATCGCGGCCGCAATGCCTGCGTGCGCCGCGGCACCTGCCTCACCGGCTGTCCGGAGGGCGCGAAGGCGTCGATGGACCTGGTCTATTGGCCGAGCGCGATCAAGAACGGTGCCAAGATGATCACGGGTGCGCGGGTGAAGGAGATCCTGGTCAACGACAAGGGTCTCGCCACCGGCGCTGTCTATATCGATCGCGCGGGGCGAGAGCGGACCCAGAAGGCCGGCATCGTCATCGTCTGTGCCAACGGCATCGGCACGCCGAGGCTGCTGCTGCTCTCGACCTCGAAGCGTTTCCCGAACGGCCTCGCCAACAGCACCGGCCTCGTCGGCAAGCGGCTGATGATGCATCCCTATGCCGCGGTCGCGGGCGTGTTCGACGAGCCGCTCGAAAGCTGGCTCGGGCCCGCCGGCCAGACCATCCAGTCGATGCAGTTCTACGAGACCGACAAGTCGCGCGGTTTCGTGCGCGGCGCCAAATGGCAGGTGATGCCGTCGGGCGGCCCCCTCGGCCTGCGCGCCGCCTATGGCGGCCGTGCGCTCGAGGAGGCCTGGGGCGTCAACCTCCACCGCAATACCAAGCGCGTCTTCGGCCACGCCTTCGAGTGGGGCATCATCGCGGAGGATCTGCCCGAGGAATCGAACCGCGTCGTGCTCGATCCGACGCTGACTGATTCCGACGGCATTCCGGCGCCGAAGCTGATCTACAAGAACTCGGAGAACACCCGGAAGCTCATCGACTTCCACCTGGCGCGCGCGCAGGAAGCGATGAAGGCCGCGGGCGCCGTCTCGATGACGACCACGCCGCTGATGCGCGATTGCGGCTGGCATCTGATGGGCACGGCCCGCATGGGCGAGGACCCCGGCACCTCGGTGGTCGATCCCTACGGCAAGGCGCATGACGTGCCGAACCTCTTCGTCTATGACGGCAGCAATTTCGTGACCTCGTCCGGTTTCAATCCGACCGGCACGATCTGCGCGATCGCGCTGCGCTGCGTGAAGCATTTGATCGCCAATCGGCGCGACCAGGAGATTGCGGCATGA
- a CDS encoding aminotransferase class III-fold pyridoxal phosphate-dependent enzyme produces the protein MSLTPRDRARRPVLDPTRLAFLTGREEQRFLADRPRSLALLDRARAHMPGGVPMAWMTAMHGHPPVFAAEGDGAWFTDVDGHRYLDMNQADLSMNVGFGPPAVVAAVADRMRRGSQFMLPTEDAIWCAEELAERWELPYWQFTLSASGANTEIIRLARHVSGRDKILMFDGKYHGHIEDSLVIMAGNGVKPELYGLSDAAASRARMVPFNDLDAVDRALAPRDVALCIVEPALTNVGVVMPAEGFHQGLRELTEHYGTFLALDETHTQIASPGGLKRLWNLEADAVGLGKTIGGGVPIGAYGLSETLAQPLKQPPVMQGAPMESVGGVATGGTLYGNALSMAACRAALSQVLTPQGFVRTAALGAQLADGLAGLFAAGSLDWQVHRLTSRSGFTFADHLPRNAAEARELAQPGLYRLLRLWMANRGVWESVATAGPTVSFAMAEAEVEFYLERMREFLGDIL, from the coding sequence GTGTCCCTGACGCCGCGCGACCGCGCCCGCCGGCCGGTTCTGGATCCGACCCGCCTCGCCTTCCTCACCGGGCGCGAGGAGCAGCGCTTCCTCGCCGACCGGCCCCGCTCGCTGGCCTTGCTCGACCGCGCGCGTGCCCACATGCCGGGCGGCGTGCCGATGGCCTGGATGACTGCGATGCATGGCCATCCCCCCGTCTTCGCCGCCGAGGGCGACGGCGCCTGGTTCACCGATGTCGACGGCCATCGCTATCTCGACATGAACCAGGCCGACCTGTCGATGAATGTCGGCTTCGGGCCCCCGGCAGTCGTCGCGGCGGTCGCCGACCGGATGCGCCGCGGCAGCCAGTTCATGCTGCCGACCGAGGACGCGATCTGGTGCGCCGAGGAACTGGCCGAGCGCTGGGAGCTGCCCTATTGGCAATTCACGCTCTCGGCCTCGGGTGCCAACACCGAGATCATCCGCCTCGCGCGCCATGTCTCGGGCCGCGACAAGATCCTGATGTTCGACGGGAAATATCACGGCCATATCGAGGACAGCCTCGTGATCATGGCCGGCAACGGCGTGAAGCCGGAGCTCTACGGACTTTCGGACGCCGCGGCCTCGCGCGCGCGCATGGTGCCCTTCAACGATCTCGACGCGGTCGACCGCGCGCTGGCGCCGCGCGATGTGGCGCTCTGCATCGTCGAGCCGGCCTTGACCAATGTCGGCGTGGTGATGCCGGCCGAGGGGTTTCACCAGGGCTTGCGCGAGCTCACCGAGCATTACGGCACCTTCCTGGCGCTCGACGAAACCCATACCCAGATCGCCAGCCCCGGCGGCTTGAAGCGCCTCTGGAATCTCGAGGCCGATGCGGTCGGGCTCGGCAAGACCATCGGCGGCGGCGTGCCGATCGGTGCCTACGGTTTGAGCGAGACGCTGGCGCAACCCCTGAAGCAACCGCCCGTCATGCAGGGCGCGCCGATGGAATCGGTCGGCGGCGTCGCCACCGGCGGCACGCTCTATGGCAACGCGCTTTCCATGGCCGCCTGTCGCGCGGCGCTCTCGCAGGTGCTGACACCGCAGGGCTTTGTCCGCACGGCGGCCTTGGGCGCGCAATTGGCGGACGGCCTCGCCGGACTCTTCGCCGCCGGCAGCCTCGACTGGCAGGTCCATCGGTTGACCAGCCGCTCGGGGTTCACCTTCGCGGATCATCTCCCCCGCAACGCCGCCGAGGCGCGCGAGCTGGCGCAGCCCGGCCTCTATCGCCTCCTGCGCTTGTGGATGGCCAATCGCGGCGTCTGGGAGTCGGTCGCGACCGCCGGCCCCACCGTCTCCTTCGCCATGGCCGAGGCCGAGGTGGAGTTCTATCTTGAACGCATGCGCGAGTTCCTCGGCGACATTCTCTAG
- a CDS encoding gluconate 2-dehydrogenase subunit 3 family protein: protein MSTALQDDDRKTFAGIADVLIPAAEGMPAASEIGIQGEILDKVLGFRPDLRENLLRGLRAAKGKDPRAAAEALNKTDGPAFGAISLAASAGYYMDPRVRKLIGYPGQENRPYDPDETPEYVRNGMLKVVSDRGPIYKPTPK from the coding sequence ATGAGCACCGCGTTGCAGGACGACGATCGCAAGACCTTTGCCGGCATCGCCGATGTGCTGATCCCGGCGGCCGAGGGCATGCCGGCGGCGAGCGAGATCGGCATCCAGGGCGAGATCCTCGACAAGGTGCTGGGTTTCCGCCCTGACCTGCGCGAGAACCTGCTGCGGGGCTTGCGCGCGGCCAAGGGCAAGGATCCGCGCGCCGCGGCCGAGGCCCTGAACAAGACCGACGGGCCCGCCTTCGGCGCCATCAGCCTCGCCGCTTCCGCGGGCTATTACATGGATCCGCGCGTCCGCAAACTCATCGGCTATCCGGGCCAGGAGAACCGGCCCTACGATCCCGACGAGACGCCGGAGTATGTCCGCAACGGCATGCTGAAGGTGGTGTCGGACCGCGGGCCGATCTACAAGCCGACGCCGAAGTGA
- a CDS encoding MBL fold metallo-hydrolase — protein sequence MEIVTADRWYRMRNVGDGVTHIDEPHIKPFYRCNIWHVRGKERDLLVDSGLGVVSLRRQVAILAERPQLAVASHAHFDHVGNHHEFAERAIHAEEAPLLARPGRDETLATLYATEEMFTSLPPGGFDAPAYEVTPAPATRILHDSDIVDLGDRQFEVFHLPGHSPGSIGLWEKASGIFFAGDTVYDGPLIDDAYHSDIAAYIRSMERLRDLPVRVVHGGHFPSFGRERFVELIDGYLNEKRAS from the coding sequence ATGGAGATCGTGACCGCCGATCGCTGGTATCGCATGCGGAATGTCGGCGACGGCGTCACCCATATCGACGAGCCGCATATCAAGCCGTTCTATCGCTGCAACATTTGGCATGTGCGCGGGAAGGAACGCGATTTGCTGGTCGACAGCGGGCTCGGTGTGGTCAGCCTGCGCCGGCAGGTCGCGATCCTGGCCGAACGCCCGCAACTCGCCGTCGCGAGCCACGCCCATTTCGACCATGTCGGCAATCACCATGAATTTGCGGAGCGCGCCATCCATGCCGAGGAGGCGCCCCTCCTCGCCCGTCCCGGCCGCGACGAGACGCTGGCGACGCTCTATGCCACCGAGGAGATGTTCACCAGCCTCCCGCCCGGTGGCTTCGACGCACCGGCCTATGAAGTGACGCCGGCTCCCGCGACCCGGATCCTCCATGACAGCGATATTGTCGATCTGGGCGACCGCCAATTCGAGGTGTTTCATCTGCCCGGCCACTCTCCCGGATCGATCGGCCTCTGGGAGAAAGCGAGCGGCATCTTCTTCGCCGGCGACACGGTCTATGACGGGCCGCTCATCGACGATGCCTATCACTCCGACATCGCCGCCTACATCCGCTCGATGGAACGCCTGCGCGACCTGCCGGTGCGCGTGGTCCATGGCGGCCATTTCCCGAGCTTCGGCCGAGAGCGGTTCGTGGAGTTGATCGACGGGTATTTGAACGAGAAACGCGCAAGCTAA